In a single window of the bacterium genome:
- a CDS encoding YCF48-related protein — MNSTTGWVVSNVATIFATTDGGSTWTAQTSGTSNPLLDVHFVNSTTGWAVGANGEVRVTTNGGSTWSGQTSGVAISLNGVFFTDASNGWAVGASGVIRATTNGGSTWSGQTSGTAEILNDVYFADANNGWAVGNSGTILTTTNGGSTWSAQISGTTDGLYGVSFVSASIGWAVGGDSRGGTQAILKTTNGGSTWTAQTGTTDELIGVAFVDSNTGWVVSNTPAILATTNGGSTWATQAPGTANALDAVSFIDATTGWAVGDAGTILKFTGAAGSSSTGNPRAPLSFIEQQRRLALHLTPNTPSAARVLPLTCSNGDCPLDIEFTYDP; from the coding sequence GTGAATTCGACAACGGGGTGGGTAGTGAGTAATGTTGCGACCATTTTTGCAACGACAGACGGCGGCTCAACATGGACTGCGCAGACATCAGGCACGTCAAATCCGCTCCTCGATGTACACTTCGTGAATTCTACGACCGGTTGGGCGGTGGGCGCGAATGGAGAGGTTCGTGTGACAACGAATGGCGGTTCAACTTGGAGTGGACAGACATCGGGCGTTGCAATTTCTCTAAATGGAGTTTTCTTTACAGACGCGTCGAATGGTTGGGCGGTAGGCGCGAGCGGCGTAATCCGCGCGACAACCAACGGCGGCTCCACTTGGAGTGGGCAAACCTCTGGCACTGCTGAGATTTTGAACGACGTTTATTTCGCTGATGCAAATAACGGCTGGGCGGTCGGAAATAGCGGCACGATTCTCACAACAACTAACGGCGGCTCCACTTGGAGTGCGCAAATTTCAGGAACCACCGACGGACTTTATGGTGTGTCATTTGTAAGTGCTTCAATCGGCTGGGCGGTTGGTGGTGATTCAAGGGGCGGGACGCAGGCAATTCTAAAAACGACAAATGGCGGTTCCACCTGGACGGCGCAAACCGGCACCACCGATGAGTTGATAGGTGTTGCATTTGTGGATTCAAATACCGGCTGGGTCGTGAGTAATACACCGGCGATTCTTGCGACGACCAATGGCGGTTCCACATGGGCGACGCAGGCGCCTGGCACCGCGAATGCCCTCGATGCTGTTTCGTTTATTGACGCAACGACCGGTTGGGCAGTGGGTGATGCCGGCACCATCCTGAAATTCACCGGCGCCGCGGGATCGTCATCAACTGGTAATCCCCGCGCCCCGCTTTCATTTATCGAACAACAGCGTCGTCTTGCCCTTCACCTCACCCCAAACACCCCTTCTGCCGCGCGCGTGCTTCCGCTCACATGCTCCAACGGCGATTGCCCGCTTGATATTGAATTCACATATGATCCG